The proteins below come from a single Nitrospirota bacterium genomic window:
- a CDS encoding arsenosugar biosynthesis-associated peroxidase-like protein gives MGDYYREEDLARFGQMGKHNPDLFRKFMDWYNAALEPGALSKREKVLIALGVAHALQCPYCIDAYAQGCLEEGMSMEHITEAVHVASALRGGAALIHGIQAHNAVDKVSL, from the coding sequence ATGGGTGATTATTACCGCGAGGAGGACCTGGCGCGCTTCGGCCAGATGGGAAAGCACAACCCCGACCTGTTCAGGAAGTTCATGGATTGGTACAACGCGGCCCTGGAGCCCGGCGCGCTCAGCAAGCGCGAGAAGGTGTTGATAGCCCTGGGGGTGGCCCATGCCCTTCAGTGCCCCTACTGCATCGACGCCTACGCCCAGGGCTGCCTGGAGGAAGGCATGAGCATGGAGCACATCACCGAGGCCGTGCACGTGGCCTCCGCGCTGAGGGGCGGGGCGGCCCTCATACACGGCATCCAGGCGCATAACGCGGTGGATAAGGTCTCGCTTTAG
- a CDS encoding flavodoxin family protein — protein MKVIGFNASARKDGNTALLLNTAMKELRSEGIETEMVQLAGKHLKGCIACYKCFENKDRRCSVTDDMLNECIEGMLGADGILLGSPTYFADLSANMKALIERAGMVARANDHMFRRKVGAGVIAVRRAGATHVLSSINYFFLISQMVVPGSSYWNLGVGRDPGEVAGDAEGMETMRELGRNMAWVMKKLHS, from the coding sequence ATGAAGGTCATCGGGTTTAACGCAAGTGCCAGAAAGGACGGAAACACCGCCCTTCTTCTGAACACCGCCATGAAGGAGCTTCGCAGCGAGGGCATCGAGACCGAAATGGTGCAGCTGGCTGGCAAGCACCTGAAGGGCTGCATCGCCTGCTACAAGTGCTTCGAGAACAAGGACCGGCGCTGCTCGGTCACGGACGACATGCTCAACGAGTGCATCGAGGGGATGCTCGGGGCCGACGGCATCCTCCTGGGCTCTCCCACCTATTTCGCCGACCTCAGCGCCAACATGAAGGCCCTCATCGAGCGGGCCGGTATGGTGGCGCGCGCCAACGACCACATGTTCCGCCGGAAGGTGGGCGCCGGGGTCATCGCCGTCAGGAGGGCCGGGGCCACCCACGTCCTGAGCTCCATCAACTACTTCTTCCTCATCAGCCAGATGGTCGTGCCCGGGTCGAGCTACTGGAACCTGGGGGTGGGGCGCGACCCCGGAGAGGTGGCCGGGGACGCCGAAGGGATGGAGACCATGCGGGAGCTGGGGCGGAACATGGCCTGGGTGATGAAGAAGCTTCACTCGTAA
- a CDS encoding inositol-3-phosphate synthase → MGGKKIRIAVAGVGNCASSLVQGIYYYTEEKKQDAIGLMHWDVGGYRPSDLEVVAAFDVDKRKVGRDVAEAIFCKPNCTACFCDDVRATGIRVRMGRVLDGVSEHMLNYAESQTFLLSDEKEPTKEDVVAALRDSGAEVLMNYLPVGSEQAVKFYAECCLEAGVALVNCMPVFIVSNGEWAERFARKNIPLVGDDIKAQLGATITHRLLTDLFRKRGVRLERTYQLNTGGNTDFLNMLNRARLASKKESKTEAVQAVVGRRLDDKNIHVGPSDYVAWQNDNKVCFIRMEGKLFGDVPMNLELRLSVEDSPNSAGVAIDAARCAKLALDRGKGGPLYSPSAYFMKHPPRQYPDDEAYRLVEEFISGARED, encoded by the coding sequence ATGGGGGGCAAGAAGATCCGGATTGCCGTTGCCGGAGTCGGCAACTGCGCCAGTTCGCTGGTCCAGGGCATTTATTACTATACCGAGGAGAAGAAACAGGACGCCATCGGCCTGATGCACTGGGATGTCGGCGGATACAGGCCGTCGGACCTGGAGGTGGTGGCCGCCTTCGACGTGGACAAGAGGAAAGTCGGGCGGGACGTGGCGGAGGCCATATTCTGCAAACCCAACTGCACCGCCTGCTTCTGCGACGATGTCCGGGCCACCGGCATCAGGGTCCGCATGGGCCGGGTGCTGGACGGGGTTTCCGAGCACATGCTGAACTACGCCGAGAGCCAGACCTTCCTTCTGTCAGACGAAAAGGAGCCCACGAAGGAAGACGTGGTGGCCGCCCTCAGGGACTCCGGGGCCGAGGTCCTCATGAACTATCTGCCGGTGGGCTCGGAGCAGGCCGTCAAGTTCTACGCCGAGTGCTGCCTGGAGGCGGGCGTGGCCCTGGTAAACTGCATGCCGGTCTTCATCGTAAGCAACGGCGAGTGGGCGGAGCGCTTTGCCCGGAAGAACATCCCCCTCGTGGGCGACGACATCAAGGCGCAGCTCGGGGCCACCATCACGCACCGCCTCCTGACCGACCTGTTCAGAAAGCGGGGCGTGCGGCTGGAGCGCACCTACCAGCTCAACACGGGAGGCAACACGGACTTCCTGAACATGCTGAACCGCGCGCGGCTCGCCTCCAAGAAGGAGTCCAAGACCGAGGCCGTCCAGGCGGTGGTGGGCCGGAGGCTGGACGACAAGAACATCCACGTGGGGCCCAGCGACTACGTGGCCTGGCAGAACGACAACAAGGTCTGCTTCATCCGCATGGAGGGCAAGCTCTTCGGCGACGTGCCCATGAACCTGGAGCTGAGACTATCGGTGGAGGACTCGCCGAACTCCGCCGGGGTGGCCATCGACGCTGCCAGGTGTGCCAAGCTGGCCCTGGACCGCGGCAAGGGCGGGCCCCTTTACTCTCCCTCGGCCTACTTCATGAAGCATCCCCCCCGGCAGTACCCCGATGACGAGGCCTACCGCCTGGTGGAGGAGTTCATCTCCGGCGCCCGCGAGGACTAG